Genomic segment of Salminus brasiliensis chromosome 16, fSalBra1.hap2, whole genome shotgun sequence:
GGCTGATGACAGAGCCTATGCCAAAGACAATTAACATTTCTAACTTGTTAACATTGTTCCATCTCATTAATTATCAAGATCAAATTTACGATTTACCTCATGTCTCCAGAGTCATCTGTTTATATAGGTAAAGATAATAGCTACAGCAACTATAAGAACAACCATGTCAGTTCGAAGCACTGTTTATAAGGGGAAACTTTGACATCAACTAAGAAGCATATATGTACATTAATCACACACGTATACAATTATCCACATGAGAGGAGATTTTCAGGTAGAATTGtacttgtttttatttatatattacttaTTCTTCtaatagtttttttcttttctagaaCACATGTCTTAAATAGCAtagctgtgtgactgtgacaGTGTGAATGTGTTTACAGTTCAAAAGGATGTTACAAACAATTCAGTCTGCAATTATAATTCTTAATTGTTTATCATATGAAGTAAAGACATACATTTTACAGAAGAAACTATAAAGTTAATCAAATTGTTCTCATACATTTATCCAATAAATTAGAGACtattaaactgaaataaataaaaaataaataaaaagtagttACAGTGGAATCAAGGCATTGCATTTAAGCTTTTcaacaatataaaacaaatattggTGGATTCTCTGCTTGTTATTTTTATCATTGCAGTTCACAATGTTTTTCCATTGCAAAATTAACTTTGATTCGCTTGTAAAGAACTTTAATAGACTGCAGTACCTCCTCTGTTTTCAGAGTATAAATGATGGGGTTTAACATAGGGGGAATTGTTTGTGTTAGGACAGAGTTGATTATTCTAGCATTTGGATGAATGTATGTTGTAAGAGCAGTGATGTAAGTGCTGGTGATTGGCAGATAAAACATAGTCACTAAAATAAGATGAGAAGTGCATGTTTTCATAGCTTTCATTCGCTCACCACCATGTGAGATCTTCAGCAATGCAAAACCAATGCAAACATATGAGaatgttataaataataatggaaTGCCAAGCACAACAGCAGTGTAGAAATAGGCCATTATGCGATTAGGGGAATTATCATTACAAGCAAGTCTAAAGATGGGACCATGATCACAGAAATAGCTGTCAATTGTGGTAGATCTACAAAAAGACAGTCTAGTGATCAAGGCTACAACAACAGccataaaagacagagagaaaaccCACATAACACCAATGATCACAGTCATTGTAGTTTTGGTCACGATAGCTTGATACCTCAGAGGATAACATATAGCAATGACCCTGTCAAAGGCTAAAGCAAGCAGAGTAAGAGACTGCAGAATCAAAaaggtaaaaacaaaaaacatgcttGCCAGACAGTCTCCATAAGATATGTACTGGTTCTCAACCAGCAACATATCTGCATACTTAGGAATAAGAGCAGTGCTTCCACATAGATCAGACAAGGCCAAGTTGAAGACAGCTATATACTTTGCTGTGTGGAGAGTACGAGCCAGGTAAATAGTGCCCATTATAAAAGAATTCCCCAGAACCGTcacagcataaataaagcacaTAAAGATATAGTAATACTTTGCATGTGGCATGTTGTAAAATCCACTGATGTAAAATGTGGAGGGACGAATAAATGTTGCATTTTCAAGGGACATGACAGAAGTCATGTTGGCAGGAAACTGGTCTTAAATAAACTGCAAGAAACAATAGTTGTAAAACTTTAAACTGCTTCTCATCACAATTCAAATAATCAATATAATTATGTGATTTACTAAcacaattaaataattaaagtcTTGAGCACAAATAATCAGGAATAAAGGTCATTCAGTATGATCCAGAGTAGTTTGATACCTTTTGATGCTGAAGCTGAGTTTTAGTAGAGCTCAAACGTATTAATATCTGAGCTATGTTTATGTCATCCTCAAAAGCACACCCCCTGAATTCTCCATAGGCCAAGTAGTATGCTGAACTTGACAGAAATAGGGGAGAGTGGGGCATCTGTCTACATATTGTGGGATCAGTAGTCCACAATGTTACAAATTGCATACCAAATGAAAGAACTATGTCTcgatatgaatatataaatgaatatatataatatgaaattATTATCTAAATCTTAAGATTAAATTCTAAATCTTGATATATCATTGAACTTAATTGCTGGGTCAAATCCAGGATTGGAGTAGGACTCAATAAAACAGTCCAATTACAACAGCTGGAAGTTgttgtgttttaaataaaacatttcaaataaaaaagatCAAACAAAActgctaaaaaataaattatttccTTTAGGCTCTAAGTTACGTGAGCTCAACCTTTTCTAATCAGAGACATTGTCAGAAGCAGTTTGGCTCCATACAAACAAGACACATATTAATCTAATGAGTtgtcaaatgtttctttttgtaatAGTCTTTTATCTTCTGCAGTTTTTAATTGTTCCCCTTTGTTTCATCAGGAAAAAGATTGTGGTGTACCTGCATTTGTACTTCCAGTACCCCCATAACTAATGTGTCATTaagcagtttttttatttatttgtgggGAAACAGAGACAAATGCCCTCTGCAGCTACTTTGTGGCTAGAGCTGGCATTGGTGGGCAAGGGTGAAGTGGTGCTATTTGACAGGGCTGGGTTGGTGCTGGGACATGGCATGTCGGGGTTGTTGAACCCCTGTCACCTGAAAGCCACCCAGTGGATTTGCAGTGGGTTTGCAGCCAGAGAATATGCAATTGCCACAATGCCAGATATGACATAAATTGTCATAGttttcttgggttgttcctaaTGCAGGAATCAGACAATGTTATTGTGTTCCTCTTTAGCTGCATATAAACAGTTCTGGTGAAAGGTTGGAGCCTGTGTGAGCAATGAGGCAGGGCAAAGAGCATGATTCTAATATTTTGTTTGGCAACATTTAGTCCATCATTGGAAAGTTGTGATTAATCAGTAAGTTAGCCTGGTGTTTTCTTTGAACACATGATCAACAAGTGATGCAGAAAATTAAAATTGTATTTCCAGCCAGCAGGGCTTGTTTCTTCTTTGCTACCAGGTTATTACTGAAGTAATAGTGATTTCTCATCCAAGAAAACAGCAGACTAAATGTGATTGTTATAACCTACTGTCAagttagtcaagtcaagtcgtCAGATTTTTTTATAGCaatttttttacaactgttgtcacaaagcagctttacatgaatagtgattaataaaagacagagacaaagaagaaagaaaaaataatgtaagacatgatggatcaaagacccccagtgagtaagccaacggcgacagtggcaaggaaaaacttccacagagctggaggaagaaaccttgggaggaaccaagactcacattAATGcgtaatattttaatttttctgGCAGTGCAATCTTGGATACACACTACAGTCACAAGATGAATGACAACAATGTCCTTTTCTATATAAAGGTGGAGGCATAAGAAAACATATGGCTATTTTGGTAAAGTGCCATTTAACAACAGTAAGGGATCAATACAAAACATTGTTAAATGATTGTTTTGAAGATAATTTCACAAATGATAACAGTACTAAAGCTCACCTCCATTTGCCATTCAAACAAACAAGATGTTTTACAGGATTCCAATTTGCTAAAAAATTAGTGCTTCATTAAGTGCCTGATGAGATATTACCTGATATATGAAATAGCATAACATTTAAAGTAAAGAGTCTGTTTTAAAAATATAGTGAAAAGTGTagtgtaaatgtatatattttctttagTGAGTAAAAGCAACATAAAAAGATAAATTGTTTACTTAAACACAGTAACAAAGTACATTCATATTAGCATAAAGAAACTAGCATAAAGAAAACAAGGCATTTCACAGTAAGAATCAGATCAAGACTTAACTCTCTCAAGGCATAAGAAAATTTGTAATTGGGCAGGACCCTTCCCTGTTGTAAACAATGTAATTTCTGAGTGTCCTGTTTCTTTATCTtatttctgtctttttgttTGCATGTATCTACTAGCATAGTCTCTCAATGtttctgtttgactttctttttctggtatTTCTGGTATTTTACCACAGTATTAAACTATTGGTTCTCTGGTGCCTGTCATGGATTTTATTTAGGGAAAATGTAATGTTTGACTCTGGTACCCAGTAGTTGTTTcatgttttcaaacatgttCCTTGCACTGGTGTCCACCCCTGCTATGGATCTGTTATGTGTACTTGAAGGACAAGAACAACCATGAGTGCTCAGAGCACTGTATTTAGGCTGTGTAAAGACATTTATTTAAAGATTCTTTGGTTGTCTCAGATTTTGTAATGTAAGATTTTGATGTAAACTAAAATGATGCTGCACAGAATGCAGTTTAGatgattttattaataataatataacaacaaAGTCTACATAATAAACTGTGATTCACTGTGATTTTTACCAgtttacaaaaagaaaaaccttCATCAAACTACAGTTATTACAGACACATTTTAATTCTTCACATTTCTTTTCAAAGACTTTTCCTTTGCAGAGTTTACCTTGATTCGTTTGTGGAGTACTTTAATAGACTGTAATACCTCCTCTGTTTTCAGAGTATATATGATGGGGTTCAACATGGGCGGAATAGTTTGTGTTAAGACAGAGTTGATTATTCTAATATTTGGATGTAAGTATGTTGAAAGAGCAACAATATAAATGCTAGTGATTGGTAGATAAAACATAGCCACTAATATAAGGTGGGAAGTGCATGTTTTCATTGCTTTGATTCGCTGAACACCATGTGAGATCTTAAACAATGAACAACCAATACAAACATATGAGAATGCTATTAGTAACAATGGAATGCATAGTACAATGATAATACAAACATTGCCCATTGTGTAATTAGGAGATTTATCATTACAGGCTAGTCTATATACCGGCCCGTGATCACAGAAATAGCTGTCAACTGTTGTAGAGCCACAAAAAGACAGTCTGGTAATCAGAGCAACAAGAAgagcagtaacacacacagagaaaaccCACATAACCCCAATGATCCTTGCCATTGTAGTTTTGGTGACGATAGCATGATACCGCAGAGGAAAACATATAGCAATTACCCTGTCAAAGGCCAGAACTAACAGAGTAAGAGACTGCATGGCCataaagagaaaaacaaaaaacatgcttGCAAGACAGTCTGCATAAGATATGTACTGCTTCTCAAACAGAAACATATCTGCATACCTCGGGATAAGAGCAGAGCTTCCACACAGATCAGACACAGCCAAATTGAAGACAGCTATATACTTTGCTGTGTGGAGAGTACGAGCCAGGTAAATGGTGCCCATTATAAAAGAATTCCCCAGAACAGTCACAGCATACACAAAGCAcatgaatatataataatattttgcaTGTGGCACGTTGTAAAATCCATTGATGTAAAATGTGGAGGGGCGAATGAATGTTGCATTGTCATGGGACACAATAGAAGTCATATTAGTAGGAAATCGGCCCTGTATAAACTGTAAGAGAGAATCGTAATACGATCTAATAAAACATATGTAACAAGAGAACAAGATGTCAAACAACAACAATGCTTGGGATGCAATACCTTCTGCAACTGTAAATAGAATTTTATGGGAGATCAAACACATTTATTACTGACCTATGTTTACGTCACATCATACTTTGAGTGCACACCTCCAAAACATAAACCCATAGAGACAAGGTTGTACATTATTCGACTCTTTTTTTcacaaataacaaaaaaaaaacaagttacatttaaatgtaagaCAGAACAGTCTATGaagtttacattttaaattacaGCATAACTACTTAATGTATGACCACAATTTTCTGTTCTTAAATGTGCATCTCTATGTGTATGacagccattttattccaggcatttcatcaaacaaagctgagttacctgaatttgcagactatgaatggcaaaaagtcacccaacagcaatgtgaaagactagtggagagcctgccaagacatgaaagctgtgattggcagtcagtGTTATTTCACCATATTGATTCTTAAATGCTCTTGAAGTTCAAATAtttgtactgtgttgtttaaatttaaataataacttctttgccttataattattaaaatcatttctttgcatcatttgagcagttgtgtttttcgtttgtttttttctgtgcattttttttgtctcactcaTACTCTGCCGCTGCTTTCACTGGGATCTGCTGTCTTTCTTGAAGGATCAGTATCCAGAAAATTAAAGCATGCCCATTTGAATACAAGTGTGCCCATCTTGAAACATACGCAgactgataatgataataatgtgaTAATGATGACTAATGATGTAGACAACTGGGTAACTTAGTTGACAGGAAACATAATTGATAATTTCCCTATTTTGTCCCATAACTTCAGTAGAAGTTACCTATAACTTATAACAATGTTTGTAATATAGTTAATAGTCAATTCGTATACATGTGACAACATGCTATTATAGTCGAAATATTGAAAACAAATAAGAAGACCTTTCCCACAGCGCGTTCAATATGCCCACCACAGAGGAAAATTACATCATGTGATGCTGGTCACATGGTATTGGGATATCATTTTCTGTTGGTAACATAAATGACAAAACGTgcagatatgaataaatgaagATATTCAAAGAAAAGTattgtaaaattatatttttcgTCAGAATTTAAAATTTTGCAATAAAAAAATAGCTGTTGTTGACTAATGtcttttttacattatgttaTGGCAAGGCTAACACATTAACATTTAAGCTCAGGCTAAGACACTAATAATTCATTCACGGGTAGGTGTAGGTAACATCTTTCTTTATGTAATTAGTGTCATACTGTACATATTTTAACTGAAATCTGTTTTCTGAATTCTACTGTCCTGCTGGAATTTTAGCATATTAGCAGCTTCCTGATGCTTATAATACGCGTCAGAACTGCGTGACACTGCATAggccaagtcatatttgtgtaaaaaaaacagtactaTTACTCAGCTGCGAGAGTACATATGCTTCTGCAGTATATAATTTTAGTAAAATTCCACTTCCTGAGTGTAGTGTgagtccaggagcaagaaatactagTTCTCCATAATTCTACTTCAAGGTGGAACGGTTAATATGAAAAAGAAGCCAGCTTCTTCATGCTAACTTACACTCTTGGTGTAGCACTTTGCTACAGTTATAATATAAAGAACTGAGTGCTTTATTTGACAGATTTGAAAGATTTCCGTCTTTATTTGACAGATATTTCGCAGTGAATATATACAGACAAGCATTCGAATGTGCTGTTATGAACTCATATTATACTATAAGGATTAAGCAGTAACCCTCATGTAAAAACAGGTTCAACTTGTATAGTGCTTGCTAAAAGGCTTTTTGAAGACTATGTCCACAGCAATAAACAGACCAGTTCCATTCAGACAGTAATTTTAAAAAGTTGGCATATAAATTACATAAAGCTAGACTTACAAAAATAAACTACTTTTTTGCACATGTTGTATTGCGCATAGCTCACAAAAAGTAATCTAATCTATCTTATGTGATTAACAATGCTTACAATAATCAGTCAGTCCACATTACAAGTACAGGTATAAATAAGAACCATATGTAAAATTATATTGCATGCTTTACATGTAAACGCATTCATGTACAACTAAATTTAGTATGATATAAAAAAGTGGTAATCTTACATAACCAAAATAATTTGATAAACTAAATGAAAAAACTGTTACGAGCCCTATGGTTTAATTGACTTGAAATGTTGGTTTAGATACATAAAATGAAACTAATGAGTAAATTGTAAGAATTTCTGTCTTATTTAGACACAGATACAATATTGATTTTATGGCCCCTTCCATTTTTCTGTGTACTAGTGCACCATTTCAGAAACAGTTTTTGTATTTCTTTGGACCTGAAAAAGTACATGAATGGGTTTACTAATGGTGGGAATAACCAATAAAACAACGTAAATGCAATTCTTTCATTGATATCAAATTTCACATTGGGTAGATAAGGCATTGTGAAAACAAAGAAACGAGGTACGTAATGGATGCAGATAATGCATAGCTGTGTGGCACAGGTAGAGAAGGCTTTCACTCTGCTTTGATTATTTGCTGTTctaaccacacacaccacaatgTTGATGTAAAAGAAAATGATGACAATGAGAGTTAGGGCAATCACACACATAACTAAACAGGTGAAAATATAGCTCTGGAAGCTGACATCAGCGCAAACTAGATTATATAAAGACATTGTTTCACAGTAGCAATGAATAATACGGTTTGGTCCACAGAATGGCATCTGTGATGTCTGTATTGTAATAATGGCAGGGATAATCATGGAAATTGTCCATGAAAATCCTGTTAATAAGATCATAGTTCGATTGGTCATTAGCACAGGATATCTGAGGGGGAAGCAGATAGCCAGATATCGATCTAAAGCCATGGTCGTCATAACAAGAAAGTTTACGTTTGTAAAATAGTGGATAAGCAGTCTCTGCAGCATGcaaacatggaaagaaactgaccCTTTATTAAACAAGTAACGGACAATTATTTTAGGCAGAACAACAGTGCAAAATCCAATATCTGCCAGCGCTAAATTGATCATGATGATATACATGGGCTTTTGCAGGCTTGGTTCAATCACAAACATCAGTACAAACACTGAATTACCCACAACCACAGTTACATAGATCCCCAAGAAAACTGCAGCAACCAGGTTGTAGTATTCTGTCCGTAGTCCAAGGAATCCCACAATGAAAAACTCTGTCACAACCGAAATGGCTGTCTGGTTTTTAGCTAACATGCTGAAAACAGAAGTAATCATGTCATTTTCTTACACAAAATGCACTGCTTCACCAGAACATATGCATGCACATTTGTTATATAGATTTAGTAGATTAAGCTATATTATGTGTTGTCTATTAAGCTATTAAGCTGAGTTGAAATTTAAAACCTATTTAAAAGTGTTAATACATATCGATTTGTGATGTAAAACATTTTCCTGATGATACTGTCACAAAACATAGTGATGACAAAATCATAATAAGGTCAGTGCCAGTAGTCTATTACATTCAAACTACATTATAtctatattaaatgtattgcatttttattgttaacacaaacagaaaaaaatgttaattatgTATAAACTGCACAGAAAGAAGATATACCTCTCCATCCACTTGCTTGACTTTAATCTCTTTTTATGCCCTTGTCTTGGAGAGTCTGTAACAAAAAGTAAATATGTTCTCAAGCAACGGTAGCATAGAAAGTATGAAATTTTCACAATTATTAATTGTCATGTGTAGagagcaactgaatgatcaccttatCCTTATCTGTACTCAGAGAAGGATATGGATCTGTACCTACCTTCTGTTGCTGCACTTTCATATGTTCTTCCTCTCCAGTCTTATATAGGATGTGAAGACGAACCATATAGCAGTGCATCAGTTGTTTCATCAGGGTCTTTTCAATTGACCTCCTTTGAGAGTTATGAAAGTTTTTCCTGTTGCCATTTTAAAGAAACAAGGTTTTTATGTGACTGCTAGAATTTAtttgaaagtcaagtcaagtcaagtcagatttatttgtatagcgctttttacaaatgttgtcgtcacaaagcagctttacataattagtacttaataaaggacagagacagagaagaaagaagaaataacatgaaggatcaaagaccaccgtgagcaagccaacggcgacagtggcaaggaaaaactccctcagagctggaggaagaaaccttgggaggaaccaagactcacaagggggacccatcctcttctggtcagaactatttaaacattaatgataaaaattaccaaaccagatacaacagaaagttaatagtggtgatattaatagtggcagacagccacgagtccatctaggtttcaacacggccaaccaacaggcagcagcggcaggcgggagagccgccggttcgccatgggtggtggcgggtggggcggcccgctggccggactggtaggtggcagctggtttgacgcaggtagaggggacctcagcgggcaatcttccagcaggtcgggctgggtggccagaCATTAAAAATCTATTGGAATCCTGTGAATAACTGCTGGCACAGCATACTCTATTCCCCCACACATTTATGTATGCCTGAGGTAATTTTAGAACTGTTATACTACTGTCACACTttttgaaatatattttttgacAAGACTAGACAActatattcaccatttgtgatgGAATTTGCTCTCAGCGTTTAACACAGCcgtgcagtgagcacacacatcagtgatcaaacacacacagtgacaataagcacatgtgcccggatcggtgggcagccattgctgcagcacccagggagcagagagggtgaagatgCCAACAGTGGCATCTTGCTGAGCCCCAGTATCAAACCAACAACTCTggcatcaatagcccggtgctctaaccactgcccCTTAAAACAGGACATAAGAAAACCTGATTGTCAGAAAAATGTAGAGTATGTTTACACcatgtaataatatattttgGTA
This window contains:
- the LOC140536582 gene encoding olfactory receptor 1N2-like: MTSIVSHDNATFIRPSTFYINGFYNVPHAKYYYIFMCFVYAVTVLGNSFIMGTIYLARTLHTAKYIAVFNLAVSDLCGSSALIPRYADMFLFEKQYISYADCLASMFFVFLFMAMQSLTLLVLAFDRVIAICFPLRYHAIVTKTTMARIIGVMWVFSVCVTALLVALITRLSFCGSTTVDSYFCDHGPVYRLACNDKSPNYTMGNVCIIIVLCIPLLLIAFSYVCIGCSLFKISHGVQRIKAMKTCTSHLILVAMFYLPITSIYIVALSTYLHPNIRIINSVLTQTIPPMLNPIIYTLKTEEVLQSIKVLHKRIKVNSAKEKSLKRNVKN
- the LOC140536542 gene encoding olfactory receptor 1M1-like, yielding MTSVMSLENATFIRPSTFYISGFYNMPHAKYYYIFMCFIYAVTVLGNSFIMGTIYLARTLHTAKYIAVFNLALSDLCGSTALIPKYADMLLVENQYISYGDCLASMFFVFTFLILQSLTLLALAFDRVIAICYPLRYQAIVTKTTMTVIIGVMWVFSLSFMAVVVALITRLSFCRSTTIDSYFCDHGPIFRLACNDNSPNRIMAYFYTAVVLGIPLLFITFSYVCIGFALLKISHGGERMKAMKTCTSHLILVTMFYLPITSTYITALTTYIHPNARIINSVLTQTIPPMLNPIIYTLKTEEVLQSIKVLYKRIKVNFAMEKHCELQ
- the LOC140537030 gene encoding olfactory receptor 2AT4-like → MLAKNQTAISVVTEFFIVGFLGLRTEYYNLVAAVFLGIYVTVVVGNSVFVLMFVIEPSLQKPMYIIMINLALADIGFCTVVLPKIIVRYLFNKGSVSFHVCMLQRLLIHYFTNVNFLVMTTMALDRYLAICFPLRYPVLMTNRTMILLTGFSWTISMIIPAIITIQTSQMPFCGPNRIIHCYCETMSLYNLVCADVSFQSYIFTCLVMCVIALTLIVIIFFYINIVVCVVRTANNQSRVKAFSTCATQLCIICIHYVPRFFVFTMPYLPNVKFDINERIAFTLFYWLFPPLVNPFMYFFRSKEIQKLFLKWCTSTQKNGRGHKINIVSVSK